The proteins below come from a single Gordonia sp. X0973 genomic window:
- a CDS encoding SRPBCC family protein translates to MPYALQPITESFFDEAPVRYVIDIVVPADTDFVWREFTRQDTLDWCRALKKVTYTSPAPYNAKTTRTAVLSPGVVTLNEQFFIWDEDPEQHRYRHAFYGKVASVPGLKNFGEYTEVTPADDAGGGTRIVWKFALRTSGLSLPGFLSSPIAAAAFSTVKSDTEKHFS, encoded by the coding sequence ATGCCCTATGCGCTGCAGCCGATCACCGAGTCCTTCTTCGACGAGGCGCCGGTGCGCTACGTCATCGATATCGTCGTTCCCGCCGACACCGATTTCGTCTGGCGGGAGTTCACCAGGCAGGACACCCTCGACTGGTGCCGGGCGCTGAAAAAGGTCACCTACACCAGCCCGGCGCCGTACAACGCGAAGACGACGCGGACCGCGGTGCTCTCGCCCGGGGTCGTCACCTTGAACGAGCAGTTCTTCATCTGGGACGAGGATCCCGAGCAGCACCGGTATCGACACGCCTTCTACGGCAAGGTCGCCTCGGTGCCCGGGTTGAAGAACTTCGGCGAGTACACCGAGGTCACCCCGGCCGATGACGCCGGCGGCGGCACGCGAATCGTCTGGAAGTTCGCGTTGCGCACCAGCGGCCTGTCGCTGCCCGGCTTCCTGTCCTCGCCCATCGCCGCGGCCGCGTTCAGCACCGTCAAGAGCGATACGGAAAAGCACTTCAGCTGA
- a CDS encoding cystathionine gamma-synthase: MTGQSEQDQYGFATWAIHAGYEPDPQTGAVNVPIYASSTFAQDGVGGMRDGFEYARTGNPTRRALEANLAALEGGRYGRAFSSGMAATDATLRAMLRPGDHLVIPNDAYGGTFRLIDKVFSQWGITYSVAAVNDVDEVRAAITPKTKLVWVETPTNPLLNIGDIEAIAAVAHDGGAKLVVDNTFASSYLQQPLALGADIVLHSTTKYLGGHSDVVGGILVTDSAETDEAVAFLQNGAGAVPGPFDVFLTLRGIKTLGVRMDRHSDNAEKVVEFLAKHPKIEKVLYPGLADHPGHAAAAKQMRRYGGMVSVLVAGGAKGAQDMCAGTSVFTLAESLGGVESLIEHPAAMTHASTAGSLLEVPENLVRLSVGIEDADDLVADLDKALS; encoded by the coding sequence ATGACCGGCCAGTCCGAGCAGGATCAGTACGGGTTCGCGACGTGGGCGATTCACGCCGGCTACGAGCCCGACCCGCAGACCGGCGCGGTCAACGTCCCGATCTACGCCAGTTCCACCTTCGCCCAGGACGGCGTCGGCGGGATGCGCGACGGATTCGAATACGCCCGCACCGGCAACCCGACGCGGCGCGCGCTCGAGGCCAACCTCGCCGCGCTCGAGGGCGGGCGCTACGGGCGGGCCTTCTCGTCGGGGATGGCCGCCACCGATGCGACGCTGCGCGCGATGCTGCGCCCGGGCGACCACCTGGTCATCCCCAACGACGCCTACGGCGGGACGTTCCGACTCATCGACAAGGTCTTCTCGCAGTGGGGGATCACCTACTCGGTGGCCGCGGTCAACGACGTCGACGAGGTGCGCGCCGCGATCACCCCGAAGACGAAGCTCGTGTGGGTGGAGACGCCCACCAACCCGCTGCTGAACATCGGCGACATCGAGGCGATCGCCGCGGTGGCCCACGACGGCGGCGCCAAGCTCGTCGTCGACAACACCTTCGCGTCGTCGTATCTCCAGCAGCCGCTGGCGCTCGGTGCCGACATCGTGCTGCATTCGACGACGAAGTACCTCGGCGGGCACTCCGACGTCGTCGGCGGCATCCTCGTCACCGACTCCGCGGAGACCGACGAGGCCGTCGCCTTCCTGCAGAACGGTGCGGGTGCGGTACCCGGGCCGTTCGACGTCTTCCTCACGCTGCGCGGCATCAAGACGCTCGGCGTGCGGATGGACCGGCACTCCGACAACGCGGAGAAGGTCGTCGAATTCCTCGCGAAGCATCCGAAGATCGAGAAGGTGCTGTACCCGGGGCTGGCCGACCATCCCGGCCACGCCGCGGCGGCCAAGCAGATGCGACGCTACGGGGGCATGGTGTCGGTGCTGGTCGCGGGTGGTGCCAAGGGTGCGCAGGATATGTGCGCGGGTACCAGCGTGTTCACCTTGGCCGAGTCGCTCGGCGGCGTCGAGTCGCTGATCGAGCACCCGGCCGCGATGACCCACGCGTCGACGGCGGGCTCGCTGCTCGAGGTGCCCGAGAACCTGGTGCGCCTCTCCGTCGGCATCGAGGACGCCGACGACCTCGTCGCCGACTTGGACAAGGCACTGTCGTAA